The Oncorhynchus mykiss isolate Arlee unplaced genomic scaffold, USDA_OmykA_1.1 un_scaffold_309, whole genome shotgun sequence genome includes a window with the following:
- the LOC118950549 gene encoding uncharacterized protein LOC118950549, with product MSSRPRRDCGLCCKQNIVRLDRHLKAVHGLKFGTMEWTNAMQFSRFSSERQQPESGQYMQPDNGVEPRPEDPVILECFESELSVEQQPVDEGDQTAGASAAAVQPVSQVGSELCSDPREQGCDVATSTESESDEDGGGVPSRMEVWSNVILTEYEQYITGRQPSVKRIDNSRTSISRVREFLRIMSEGKADEGLCFLDNYRRVYEWYGQCDDRGLAPSTLKMYRADIRGFLNYLIQFRPNGMQAKVVGIRKMLLCLAKMDRDSRQSQATHRAKFRQRCRDEVLSAADLKRFVELSNQAIPSVLSRLEVRATCSDRRRFAALMSSRLAIFNGTRRSPVTMFSESDFNEVTPEGGGYQMCVASHKTNYSFGECRIVLCQEEYTWLKRFHQIRPHLSGMTSEIELFFFTSCGQPYGNLCEYVGQIFAEFGIGSKVTFGTIRRSVATLNFNQGLDTDRGTVADHMCHSLETQARHYRYHNLPKNASRARALIEGQINK from the coding sequence ATGAGCAGCAGACCAAGACGCGACTGTGGACTTTGTTGTAAACAGAATATTGTGCGGCTAGACCGACATTTAAAGGCTGTACATGGACTTAAGTTTGGTACTATGGAGTGGACGAACGCTATGCAATTTAGCCGGTTTTCGAGTGAGAGACAGCAGCCCGAATCGGGGCAGTATATGCAGCCTGACAACGGTGTTGAACCGCGGCCGGAGGACCCTGTGATTTTGGAGTGTTTTGAAAGTGAGTTGTCCGTGGAGCAGCAGCCTGTGGACGAGGGTGATCAGACGGCAGGTGCGTCGGCGGCGGCggtgcagccagtcagtcaggtcgGTAGTGAACTGTGCTCGGATCCGAGGGAGCAAGGCTGTGACGTGGCGACTTCCACGGAGAGCGAGAGTGATGAGGACGGCGGCGGCGTACCGTCCCGAATGGAGGTTTGGAGTAATGTAATTTTGACTGAATATGAACAATATATTACGGGTAGACAACCTTCAGTTAAACGAATTGACAATAGTCGCACCAGTATATCCCGAGTACGGGAATTCCTCCGCATTATGTCAGAGGGCAAGGCCGATGAAGGACTGTGTTTTCTGGATAACTACAGACGTGTGTATGAGTGGTATGGTCAATGTGATGACCGTGGTTTGGCACCATCCACGTTAAAAATGTACCGGGCCGATATTCGAGGTTTCCTGAATTATCTCATTCAGTTCCGGCCAAATGGTATGCAAGCTAAGGTCGTTGGAATTCGAAAGATGTTACTCTGCTTggcgaagatggacagggactcacgGCAGAGCCAGGCAACTCATAGGGCAAAATTCCGCCAACGCTGCAGGGACGAGGTGCTCAGCGCTGCGGATTTAAAACGCTTTGTTGAGCTAAGCAATCAAGCCATTCCTTCAGTTCTCAGTAGGCTGGAGGTCCGTGCCACCTGCTCTGACAGGCGTAGGTTTGCAGCTCTCATGTCCAGCCGGTTGGCCATATTTAATGGCACTCGACGATCCCCAGTCACCATGTTTAGTGAGAGTGATTTCAATGAAGTAACCCCGGAAGGTGGGGGTTATCAGATGTGTGTAGCTAGCCacaaaacaaactatagctttggggagtgcagaattgttctatgtcaggaggaatacaCTTGGCTTAAACGATTCCATCAAATCAGGCCTCATCTGAGTGGAATGACCTCAGAAATAGAACTCTTCTTTTTCACATCCTGCGGTCAACCTTACGGTAATCTGTGTGAGTATGTGGGGCAAATCTTTGCAGAGTTTGGTATTGGAAGTAAAGTGACCTTCGGTACAATTCGACGCAGTGTTGCCACATTGAACTTTAACCAAGGCTTGGATACAGACCGAGGAACTGTGGCTGACCATATGTGTCACTCTCTGGAAACGCAGGCACGCCACTACCGGTACCACAATTTGCCCAAAAATGCCAGCCGGGCCCGGGCACTGATTGAGGGACAAATCAATAAATGA